One Methylosinus sp. C49 DNA segment encodes these proteins:
- the phaC gene encoding class I poly(R)-hydroxyalkanoic acid synthase, which produces MTAQRRSPAGAKRRPPLHAAAEPEAEPRVEPRAAPAAPKGRAAAGERTSTLTLEGRAPKGERAVKKPVVAAPAKPAAKAKPKKPTPAAAAPAPRPAVAKDAESDRHAALEAAAALLAGAVEELSEEQRRRLVARLAPRAPEPEPAPAAARPKPPTLSAAAPNAHDIEIFAENLARLVDQGRKALAAAIGGMEPGDTRSELASNVADAVKTLGVVAERWMAKPDQAYAAQATLVAGLTDIWSQTLRRFSGEDTPPIVPPDPNDKRFAAPEWNDNPFFDWLRQSYALTTRWAGETVERTEGLDPQVKAKAAFYTRLVASALSPSNFVATNPELLRATLDARGENLVRGMKMLTEDLSAGHGMLKLRQSDESKFELGVDMATTPGKVVYRTPVMELIQYAPSTETVYERPLLIVPPWINKFYVLDLNREKSFVRWATAQGLTVFVISWVNPDESQAEKGFDAYMKEGVLAALDAAQQATGAKHVAAAGYCVGGTMLAATLAYMAEKGDDRIDSVTFLATQVDFTDAGDMQVFIDEARLAALDEAMSRTGYLEGVKMATTFNLLRPNELFWTYFVNNYMKGVEPAAFDLLTWNSDCTRIPRANHLFYLRYCYIENALSQGRMVIDGVTLNLRKVKIPIYELAAKEDHIAPARSVFTGAKYFGGEVRYVLAGAGHIAGVVNPPAKNKYQYWTGGPPVGVYEDWAKTAHENKGSWWGDWLAWITAQAPQRVPARIPGGGKLKPLCDAPGEYVRVRG; this is translated from the coding sequence ATGACCGCACAAAGACGTTCGCCAGCCGGAGCCAAACGGCGGCCGCCGCTTCACGCCGCGGCCGAGCCCGAGGCCGAGCCCCGGGTCGAGCCCCGAGCCGCGCCAGCGGCGCCGAAGGGGCGCGCCGCGGCGGGCGAGCGAACGTCGACGCTCACGCTGGAGGGCCGCGCGCCCAAAGGCGAGCGAGCGGTGAAAAAGCCCGTGGTCGCGGCGCCGGCGAAACCGGCGGCGAAAGCAAAGCCGAAAAAGCCGACCCCGGCCGCAGCCGCGCCGGCGCCCCGCCCCGCCGTCGCGAAGGATGCGGAGAGCGATCGTCACGCCGCGCTCGAGGCCGCGGCCGCGCTGCTGGCCGGCGCCGTCGAGGAATTGTCCGAGGAGCAGCGCCGCCGGCTCGTCGCCCGGCTCGCGCCCCGAGCGCCGGAGCCGGAGCCCGCGCCGGCCGCCGCGCGGCCAAAGCCGCCGACGCTGTCCGCGGCGGCGCCCAATGCTCACGATATCGAGATTTTCGCGGAAAATCTGGCGCGCCTCGTCGATCAGGGCCGCAAGGCGCTGGCCGCCGCCATCGGTGGCATGGAGCCGGGCGACACGCGCAGCGAATTGGCCAGCAATGTCGCCGACGCCGTCAAGACGCTGGGCGTCGTCGCCGAGCGCTGGATGGCCAAGCCGGATCAGGCCTACGCCGCCCAGGCGACGCTCGTCGCCGGCCTCACCGATATTTGGAGCCAGACGCTGCGCCGCTTCTCCGGCGAGGACACGCCGCCGATCGTGCCGCCGGACCCCAATGACAAGCGCTTCGCCGCGCCGGAGTGGAACGACAATCCCTTCTTCGACTGGCTGCGCCAATCCTATGCGCTGACGACGCGTTGGGCCGGCGAGACGGTGGAGCGCACCGAAGGGCTCGACCCGCAGGTGAAGGCCAAGGCGGCCTTCTACACGCGGCTCGTCGCCAGCGCGCTGTCGCCTTCCAATTTCGTCGCCACAAATCCCGAGCTGCTGCGCGCGACGCTCGACGCGCGCGGCGAGAATCTCGTGCGCGGCATGAAGATGCTGACCGAGGACCTCTCCGCCGGCCATGGCATGCTGAAGCTGCGTCAGAGCGACGAGAGCAAGTTCGAGCTCGGCGTCGATATGGCGACGACGCCCGGCAAGGTGGTCTATCGCACGCCGGTGATGGAGCTCATCCAATATGCGCCGTCGACAGAGACGGTCTATGAGCGCCCTCTGCTGATCGTGCCGCCCTGGATCAACAAATTCTATGTGCTCGATCTCAATCGCGAGAAGAGCTTCGTGCGCTGGGCGACGGCGCAGGGCCTCACCGTCTTCGTCATCTCCTGGGTCAATCCCGACGAGAGCCAGGCGGAGAAGGGCTTCGACGCCTATATGAAGGAAGGCGTGCTCGCCGCGCTGGACGCGGCGCAGCAGGCGACAGGCGCGAAGCATGTGGCGGCGGCCGGCTATTGCGTCGGCGGCACAATGCTCGCCGCCACGCTCGCCTATATGGCCGAAAAGGGCGACGATCGCATCGACAGCGTGACCTTTTTGGCGACGCAGGTGGATTTCACCGACGCCGGCGACATGCAGGTCTTCATCGACGAGGCGCGCCTCGCCGCGCTCGACGAGGCCATGTCGCGCACCGGCTATCTCGAAGGCGTCAAAATGGCGACGACCTTCAATCTTCTGCGTCCGAATGAATTGTTCTGGACCTATTTCGTCAACAACTACATGAAAGGCGTCGAGCCGGCGGCTTTCGATCTCCTCACCTGGAACTCCGACTGCACGCGCATTCCGCGCGCGAACCATCTCTTCTACCTGCGCTATTGCTACATTGAGAATGCGCTGTCGCAGGGCCGCATGGTGATCGACGGCGTCACGCTCAATCTGCGCAAGGTGAAGATCCCGATCTATGAGCTGGCGGCGAAGGAAGACCATATCGCGCCGGCGCGCTCCGTCTTCACCGGCGCGAAATATTTCGGCGGCGAGGTGCGCTATGTGCTCGCCGGCGCCGGCCATATAGCGGGCGTCGTCAATCCGCCGGCCAAGAACAAATATCAATATTGGACCGGCGGCCCGCCCGTGGGCGTCTATGAGGATTGGGCGAAGACCGCCCATGAGAACAAGGGCTCCTGGTGGGGCGACTGGCTCGCCTGGATCACCGCGCAAGCGCCGCAGCGCGTGCCGGCGCGCATCCCCGGCGGCGGGAAGCTGAAGCCGCTCTGCGACGCGCCGGGGGAGTATGTGCGGGTGCGGGGGTGA
- a CDS encoding acyltransferase, which produces MAAVVEKNAHLVAIQWLRAIAAAMVVLHHAGYYANSVREQYGAAHADFLGVSFWWFGIHIFFVVSGFIMIYTTRDFGSPGAWRKFLWRRLLRIAPLYWIVTTIAVVLLLIFPHSLDITGDRLAYVLKSYAFIPVLRSEGDLRPIVGQGWTLDTEMFFYAAFALATFLPRRLGVLALSGSFCLLVALGRNLTSASPILFTWTDGLLLEFLFGVYLGLAFEHGLRISNVMRLAAITFGLGLLALEMKGPTFLTSGIPAALIVGGATLGPALRETSAMRWLTYLGDASYSLYLTHTFIVRPLRNVWVVAIGDRAPADFLILAALFASIVFAVAAYRFVEKPITTYLHRRFAAWAEPPRESSAIALASK; this is translated from the coding sequence ATGGCTGCCGTCGTCGAGAAAAACGCCCACCTCGTCGCAATCCAATGGCTGCGCGCCATAGCGGCCGCGATGGTCGTTCTGCATCACGCCGGCTATTACGCCAATTCGGTCCGGGAACAATATGGCGCCGCTCACGCCGATTTTCTCGGCGTCTCCTTCTGGTGGTTCGGCATCCATATTTTTTTCGTCGTGTCCGGCTTCATCATGATCTACACGACGCGCGATTTCGGTTCGCCGGGCGCGTGGCGCAAGTTTCTCTGGCGTCGGCTGCTGCGCATCGCGCCGCTCTACTGGATCGTCACGACGATCGCCGTCGTTCTGCTTCTCATCTTTCCGCATTCGCTCGACATAACCGGCGATCGCCTGGCCTATGTGCTGAAATCCTACGCCTTCATCCCCGTGCTGCGCTCGGAAGGCGATCTGCGCCCGATCGTCGGCCAGGGATGGACGCTCGACACCGAAATGTTCTTCTACGCCGCCTTCGCGCTCGCGACCTTCCTGCCGCGCCGCCTCGGCGTGCTCGCGCTTTCGGGGAGCTTCTGCCTGCTGGTCGCGCTCGGCCGCAATCTCACTTCGGCCTCGCCGATCCTCTTCACATGGACCGACGGCCTGCTGCTGGAATTTCTGTTCGGCGTCTATCTCGGCCTCGCCTTCGAGCATGGCCTGCGCATTTCCAACGTCATGCGTCTGGCCGCCATCACATTCGGCCTGGGGCTGCTCGCGCTCGAAATGAAAGGGCCGACTTTCCTGACCTCGGGAATTCCCGCGGCGCTGATCGTCGGCGGCGCGACGCTCGGCCCCGCTCTGCGAGAGACTTCCGCTATGCGTTGGCTCACCTATTTGGGCGACGCCTCCTACAGCCTCTATCTCACGCATACTTTCATCGTTCGCCCGCTGCGCAACGTCTGGGTCGTGGCGATCGGCGATCGGGCGCCGGCGGATTTCCTGATTCTCGCCGCCTTGTTCGCCTCGATCGTTTTCGCGGTCGCGGCTTATCGCTTCGTCGAAAAGCCGATCACGACCTATCTGCATCGCCGTTTCGCCGCGTGGGCGGAGCCGCCGCGCGAATCTTCGGCGATCGCCCTGGCGTCGAAATGA
- a CDS encoding zinc-finger domain-containing protein, with amino-acid sequence MSHDSTPHFHNQPGVAKITVGSKEFMCIGALPPFDHPHVFIDMGAADEAVCPYCSTHYVFDAALGHGAADPAECVYHSETVLDPTA; translated from the coding sequence ATGTCGCACGATTCCACACCGCATTTCCACAATCAGCCGGGCGTCGCCAAGATCACGGTCGGCTCCAAGGAATTCATGTGCATCGGCGCGCTGCCGCCCTTCGACCATCCGCATGTCTTCATCGACATGGGCGCGGCGGACGAGGCGGTCTGCCCCTATTGCTCGACGCATTATGTGTTCGACGCCGCCCTCGGCCATGGCGCGGCCGATCCGGCCGAATGCGTCTACCATTCCGAGACCGTCCTCGACCCGACCGCCTGA
- a CDS encoding FAD-dependent monooxygenase codes for MGAPFIVVGAGIGGLAAAIALARAGKRTLVLEQAERIEEVGAGLQISPNAGRILQGFGMRPALDAVALEPRALNIRRAADGAVLARLPLAEARDRWGAPFRVFHRADLQKALLDEAQRLGVETRTAARCEGFTQDEDGVRPTIGDTTLEGAALIGADGLRSTIRDALGLVADDAPRSARLTAWRTLMPIDSAPAALRERETHIWLGPGGHVVHYPLRDASIVSAVAIIEDRADHGPIAETRTGEELVRAMGFGRWSSDLRALLEAGGAWRRWPLHTRPELTRWGRGRVALLGDAAHPMVPFLAQGAAQAIEDAVALGRAFSDARAEVETALHAYQSARIERATRVQRASLRQGANCHFSGPMALARDAAVRLMGGEGVLSRNAWIYR; via the coding sequence ATGGGCGCTCCCTTCATCGTCGTCGGCGCCGGCATAGGCGGCCTCGCGGCGGCGATCGCTCTCGCGCGCGCCGGCAAAAGGACGCTCGTCCTCGAGCAGGCCGAGCGCATAGAGGAAGTGGGCGCCGGCCTGCAAATCTCGCCCAACGCCGGGCGAATTCTGCAGGGTTTCGGCATGCGCCCGGCGCTGGACGCCGTCGCCCTCGAGCCGCGCGCCCTCAATATTCGCCGCGCCGCCGACGGCGCCGTCCTGGCGCGCCTGCCGCTCGCCGAGGCGCGCGACCGCTGGGGCGCGCCCTTCCGCGTCTTCCACCGCGCCGATCTGCAGAAGGCGCTGCTCGACGAGGCGCAGCGTCTCGGCGTCGAGACGCGCACCGCGGCGCGCTGCGAAGGCTTCACGCAGGACGAGGATGGCGTGCGGCCGACGATCGGCGACACGACTCTGGAGGGCGCGGCGCTGATCGGCGCCGACGGGCTGCGCTCGACGATTCGCGACGCGCTCGGCCTCGTCGCAGACGACGCGCCCCGTTCGGCGCGGCTCACCGCCTGGCGGACGCTGATGCCGATCGATTCGGCGCCCGCCGCCCTGCGCGAGCGCGAGACTCACATTTGGCTCGGGCCGGGCGGACATGTCGTCCATTATCCGCTGCGAGACGCCAGCATCGTCAGCGCCGTCGCCATTATCGAGGATCGCGCCGATCACGGCCCCATCGCCGAGACGCGCACCGGCGAGGAGTTGGTCCGCGCCATGGGCTTTGGACGCTGGAGCAGCGATCTGCGCGCTCTGCTCGAGGCCGGCGGCGCCTGGCGACGCTGGCCCCTCCACACCCGGCCGGAGCTCACGCGCTGGGGCCGCGGCCGCGTGGCGCTGCTCGGCGACGCCGCGCATCCCATGGTTCCCTTCCTCGCCCAAGGCGCGGCGCAGGCGATAGAGGACGCAGTAGCGCTCGGCCGAGCCTTCTCGGATGCGCGCGCGGAAGTAGAGACGGCGCTCCACGCCTATCAATCGGCGCGAATCGAGCGGGCGACCCGCGTTCAGCGCGCCTCGCTGCGCCAGGGCGCCAATTGCCATTTCTCCGGGCCGATGGCGCTCGCACGCGATGCCGCCGTGCGGCTGATGGGCGGCGAGGGCGTGCTGTCCCGCAACGCCTGGATCTATCGCTGA
- a CDS encoding MipA/OmpV family protein: protein MPRAHAAMIGLLACVGLAGAAPFAHADEQRAQGSSAQDIQAQDLRMQEPPARTPIFASADQGWIVTVGVMGALTPSFPGSGTLRPYPFPSISFRRIGEPELFSTPDDGFGFAILDYNGFRAGPVANFVFKRGQRDGLAGVHTVELTHEIGGFAEYQGEHFRTRAELRQGIDGHKGFVASLGADLYGGDGRATLSIGPRLSLGDNRYANAYFSVTPFESLANGRIEPYEANGGFTAAGGLATFRYNFTKDTNATIYGGLQRLTGSVGASPIPNEIGSRNQFTAGLSIARSFELRGFSW, encoded by the coding sequence ATGCCTCGCGCCCACGCCGCGATGATCGGCCTTCTCGCCTGTGTCGGCCTCGCCGGCGCGGCCCCTTTTGCGCATGCGGACGAGCAGCGCGCGCAAGGCTCGAGCGCACAAGACATACAGGCGCAAGACCTGCGCATGCAGGAGCCTCCTGCGCGGACGCCCATATTCGCCTCGGCGGATCAGGGTTGGATCGTGACGGTGGGCGTCATGGGCGCGCTGACCCCGAGCTTTCCGGGCTCTGGCACGCTGCGTCCCTATCCGTTTCCCTCGATCAGCTTCCGACGCATCGGCGAGCCGGAGCTGTTCTCGACGCCCGACGATGGATTCGGCTTCGCCATTCTCGACTACAACGGCTTTCGCGCCGGTCCCGTGGCGAATTTCGTGTTCAAGCGCGGACAGCGCGACGGGCTCGCCGGCGTGCACACTGTCGAGCTCACGCATGAGATCGGCGGCTTCGCCGAATATCAGGGCGAGCATTTCCGCACGCGCGCCGAGCTGCGGCAGGGCATAGACGGGCACAAGGGCTTCGTCGCCTCGCTGGGGGCCGATCTCTATGGCGGCGATGGCCGCGCGACGCTCTCCATCGGACCGCGCCTCAGCCTCGGCGACAACCGATACGCCAACGCCTATTTCTCGGTGACGCCGTTCGAATCTCTGGCCAATGGCCGCATCGAGCCCTATGAGGCCAATGGCGGATTCACCGCCGCCGGCGGGCTCGCCACCTTCCGCTATAATTTCACCAAGGACACCAACGCCACCATTTACGGCGGCCTGCAGCGGCTGACCGGCAGCGTCGGCGCGAGCCCGATTCCCAATGAGATCGGCTCCCGCAATCAATTCACCGCCGGCCTCTCCATCGCCCGCTCCTTCGAGCTGCGCGGCTTTTCTTGGTGA